Within Limanda limanda chromosome 17, fLimLim1.1, whole genome shotgun sequence, the genomic segment CCCCGAGCTCTGGGCCCTGCTCAACTTCCTCCTGCCAACCATCTTCAAGAGCTGCACCACCTTTGAGCAGTGGTTCAACGCCCCCTTCGCCATGACTGGAGAGAAGGTGATAACCACAATAGACTGTAGAAAATCCACAGAACACAAGCTGCCATGATCTGATTCTGAATATGTCCTTGTTATCTCTCTTTCCACCAAGGTTGACCTTAATGAAGAAGAGACCATTCTGATCATCCGTCGTTTACACAAGGTTCTCCGACCGTTCTTACTGCGCCGACTCAAGAAAGAAGTGGAAGCCCAGCTGCCAGAGAAGGTCCGgctgcttttcatttatttaacttaCTATTTCCTGTTCTATTCTCACTAGGCAACGTATTCTCACATTGTCCTCGACacaaatatgtgtatatatatttaaaatccaACTGTTTCCTTGGTTTTTCCCTCCCTGTTGTTTTCCAGGTAGAGTATGTGATCAAGTGCGACATGTCGGCCCTGCAGAGGGTTCTGTACAGACACATGCAGGCCAAGGGAGTGCTGCTCACAGACGGGTCGGAAAAAGACAAGAAGGTAGTTAGGAGATCATCATCACTTAGATTATGATTGGACAAGTAAACTCTATGTTTGAGATGCTTGAGCTGGTGCAATGATGTTcaattaaatttaaaagctctggaaactaatgtctttttgtttccttctgAATCCTCCAGGGTAAAGGAGGCACGAAGACCTTGATGAACACTATCATGCAGCTGAGGAAGATTTGCAACCACCCTTACATGTTCCAGCACATCGAGGTGCCAGAAGACACTAGAGTGTAACCAGTATTTTCATGCAGAATTCACAGCAGAAAGAATGAACCTAAactcttgtttgtttgcttcacAGGAGTCTTTCTCTGAGCATCTCGGTCACTCCGGTGGAGTCGTCACTGGGTAAGTTTGACACTGTGGAGGTTTGTACAGCAcctgtgtaggtgtgtgtatacGTCGCACACTGGTCTATTCAtgctcatcttcttcctctgcctGCTCAGGCCTGACCTGTACCGATCCTCTGGGAAGTTTGAGCTCCTGGACCGTATCCTGCCCAAGCTCAGGGTCACCGACCACAAAGTGCTACTCTTCTGTCAAATGACAACACTCATGACCATCATGGAGGACTACTTTGCATACCGCGGCTTCAAGTACCTGCGTTTGGACGGTGGGGCGACTTTCTTTCAACATAAAGAAACACTCGtgatattattttcattttaagttGATTGTAATAATTTGGTGTTCCCATAGGAACCACCAAGGCGGAGGACCGCGGCCTGCTGCTCAAGACGTTCAACGACCCAGCCTCCGATTACTTTGTGTTCCTGCTCAGTACCAGAGCCGGAGGCCTGGGCCTCAACCTGCAGTCTGCTGACACAGTCGTTATCTTTGACAGCGACTGGAACCCACATCAGGTATTCCTGTCAATATATGTTACGGGTCTCGGATATGGCAAAGGCTGTTTTGAATGAAGACTGGAATCAACAACACCTGAATCCTTGGGGAGGATTAACTAGAgatatcgtgtgtgtgtgtgtgtcctacagGACTTGCAGGCGCAGGACAGAGCCCATCGTATCGGGCAGACCAACGAAGTGCGCGTCCTCCGCCTCTGCACCGTCAACAGCGTGGAGGAGAAGATTCTGGCTGCGGCAAAGTATAAACTGAACGTGGACCAGAAGGTCATCCAGGCTGGCATGTTCGACCAGAAGTCCTCGGGCTGTGAGCGACGGGCTTTCCTCCAGGCCATCCTGGAGCACGAGGAGCAGGACGAAGGGGGGGCTCGAGGTGGCTGCCGCACAAGGGGGGCGTGGGTGGGTGTGAACTGAACCTTGCCGCACATCGCCCACCAAATCACATTCACAATCACCTGTTCGCTGCTTCAcctcttcattttctttttttcctcctcctctctccatctcttttccTGACTTCCCCTATTTTCTCAGGATTTTTGAGCTTTCATCAATCCAgacttttctcccttttttttttctgcttctaCACAAACCTTTGATGGTTAATATGAAACTTTATCTCCTACAAAACATTTCCCCTTtctactgattttttttttaaatacatttttattaatgttaaaaTGTACTTCCAATGATATTTCAGCTCAGAGTCTTGGCTCTGAGGCGCCACACTAATCTCCTCGAGCCTTTTCTCACTCCCTCTGTCTCGTGTGTGTttaggaggaggatgaggttcCTGATGATGAGACTGTCAACCAGATGATTGCCAGAAGTGAAGAGGAGTTTGAGCTGTTCATGGTCGGTACCATTTCCTTTGCAGTTGTTGCAGAGACTTTTTCAATCTGAACCCACtaacctcctgctgtgtcctttttctttttttatctcagcGCATGGATCTAGACCGACGCCGGGAGGATGCTCGCAATCCCAAGAGGAAACCTCGTCTGATGGAGGAAGACGATATGCCCAGCTGGATTCTGAAAGACGACGCTGAGGTGGAGAGGCTCActtgtgaagaagaggaggagaagatgttCGGCAGAGGTTCCCGAGCACGGAAGGAGGTGGACTACAGTGACTCGCTCACTGAAAAGCAGTGGCTCAAGGTGGGTTGTCATCATGTTAGGCTGTTAGAAAAAATTATGTTGGCTGCGTTAAATCCAGAGTTTCTGACCTGATTTCTTCTCGACACAGGCCATAGAAGAAGGTAATCTCGAGGACATTGAAGAGGAAGTGCGTACCAAAAAGACAACAAGAAAGCGAAAGAGAGACCGCGACCACGACGGCCCGGCCACGCCCAGCTCCAGCAGCGGGCGTGTGCGGGACAAGgacgaggaggtgaagaaagcaAAGAAACGTGGTCGCCCTCCAGCAGAGAAACTGTCTCCtaaccctctctccctcactaagaagatgaagaagaccgTTGACGCTGTGATCAAATACAAGGATGGGTGAGAACAGAACTGCATCTCATTAACACAAGTTCTAGTACAGCATATCTAACCCATCGAGCGGTGCATCCTAACACAGCTTCTCTGTCTCCGCAGCAACGGGCGACAGCTGAGTGAAGTCTTCGTCCAGCTGCCGTCTCGCAAGGAGCTGCCCGAGTACTACGAGCTCATCCGCAAACCTGTGGACTTCAGGAAGATCAAGGTGAGGAactttccacttcctgtttgtgtgatttctcTCATCTCGCTATCGAACATGTGTTTAACTGCTGCTTCCTCTCGTTGCCTCACTCCATCAGGAGAGGATCAGGAGCCACAAGTATCGCGGCCTGAACGACCTGGAGAAGGACGTGATGCTGCTGTGTCAAAACGCCCAGACCTTCAACCTGGAGGGGTCTTTGGTGAGTCCAGTCATGTAGTGTGAACTCTGCTTAACACAAATGAGAGAGCCTTTGTTTGATTCTTAgcttttataataatttaacaatctctctcactgtctctgtttcaGATCTACGAGGATTCCATTGTGCTTCAGTCTGTCTTCACCAGTGTGAGGCAGAAGATCGAGAAGGAGGACGAGAGCGaaggagaggacagtgaggaagaggaggaggatctgGATGAAGGCTCGGAGTCTGAATGTTAGTATGAGAAACGCAGCGTTTCTGCACAGAGCAGTGAGGCAGGAGCTGGTGTGGTGATGTTTATATGATCTTTGTTTTTCCCGTCAGCTCGTTCAGTGAAAGTGAAGATCAAGCTCAGCCGGAAAGAGAAGGGCGATCGTTCAGGAAAAGGACAACGACGAAGGGGCCGCGGCGCTCGGGCCAAGCCGGTGGTGAGCGACGatgacagtgaggaggagcaggaggaggtgagagaattCAAGAACAAAGTCCCAATGACAGTTAATAAACTGTTCATGCGTAGGAAGGCTCTCAGTTAATTCATCACATTACTGTTAATGCATGTGCACAGTAGATTCAGGCATACAGAATATTAATTAAAGGGTAATTAATAGGTCTTTACTCTCTGAGACTTTTACAGCTGTTAATGTGTGATCATCTCTGTGTGGTCGTTGTGTACTTTGCGTTGAATAGCGTCATTAACACTGTGCTTCcgttgtgtgttttccctcaGGAGCATTCGGCCAGTGGCAGCGATGAGGACTGAAGCGATCCCCTCTTATCGGACCAAGGCCCACTGAGCCCCTTACTGGACTTAATATATTTTACTTAGACACAGCAGGGAGACAGTCAGTGGACAGGGCCTAGTTTTACCTAGATGAGCTGATTTTTAGTGAGACAATTGTATTCTCATTAAAGTATACAATTAATTAAAAaccaattaaaaacaaaaaaaatatgaaagataTGAGCTCTCCACTTCCATATTTAAACCATTTTCCCTGTATGAGTAGTAGTGTGtctctttgcctttttgttttctcctgtaAATGGAAAATTGACAGAGCCTGAACTATAGACTGATCGTGGGCCATTAAGACAGctaactgttttttaaaactgaTATTAATTTTGTCATCTTTTACTTTGGGACAACACGTACATGTGAAGCAGGAGTCACTGCGttcctccttttccctttttGAATGCATGTCGTGCGTGTCTGTGGAAATGCACCTGGATGTGTCTTTGCTATTatctctgtgtttaatttaagaCTACAAGCGGGATTGCGGTACATCCCACCCTGcaagcccctccccctctcaGGTTGTGTATGTAAAGAGGGGGGGGAAGGATAGGACCATTTTCTCGTGTCGGTGTCACTGGATTCCAAAAACTACAATAAAGGCATCTCATAATAAACCTGCTGTGTTCTGTTATTTGTATGACTGCTTTTTAATAATTCTTACTTCAACCATTCAATCGTCAAAATGTTCCTCTCAACCACATTTCTTCTACTATACAACTTACTTTcaaatatttatactttttgaAATATTCAGCTTATTCTGCAATTATTTGGAATATATAATTGTTTTCTATGGGAGTGGTTTCTTAGTGGCAGTGTGACACATTCAGAGATGCAGCAGGTGGCAGTAGTGCACCTTGACGTGGGTTGCCAGCCGCCAATATACACAATAAACAAGCACTTGCACTCCTTTGATCTTTGCAAACTTACCGTAGACTATAGGAAAGAAGTATCTGTGATGACATCACATTCCTTTGATCAAGTTTTGAAGTATTCATCAGGTTTACTGAAGAAGCATCAGAAGCTTTCAGACTGTTTACAAGCAGCAGCTTAACATTCCTAAAGCAATTTCATAAGGTTTGTTAAAGACCATCATATTCAGATTGATTCCGTGTGTTCTGGaaacagaactttaaaaaaGATTGTTGCTTTTACCAGATAACCTAATATTAACCCTCCATGACACCAAGCAGGAGCTTTTAACTGTGACTAAAGTTGACTTAGATGCTAAAACATTTGATCAAAGGTTCAATAGGCTGCACTGTCAATAAATCCTGTGTTAAAGTGGATACCTTACTTGTGTTGCCAGTTGAAGGAACCAGTCAAACCAGCCGATATGTCCTTCAGAGAAATAAGAAGTAAGTAATGCCATTGTGTTAGATGAACTGAGAGTTGTTGAGTGTGTTGTCAGTCACTGGAGTTCCATCTTCTCTGGCAGACTTCATCGAACAGATGAGGGCGTTGGAATACCCCAGGTCCATCTCCATGGAGAGCTTCAGGCGGCCGAACTTCTATCTGCTGGCCGACATCCTCCGATTCCTTGTGAAGAGGTGTGACTGAACTTTACACGTCCTGCATTCTTCAAGTTTACAAAGTCCTAAAACCTGTGATGGTTTGTTTCTGACACTCTGGAGTGGACCAGAGGTTATCACTCACAAGTCTTTCCTTCTTATGGCCTGGACAAAATGGTTGTGAGCCTAGAGTTGCCCTCTTGTGgttattttccttttatgtGTGAAACAGAGAATAATGGGATAATTCCCTTTGTCttatttctccccccccccccccccacgtagCATTGAGCCTCACATGAACATTCCCACCGACGTGGCCACGGAGGCCTCCAGGGTGACCTTCATCCGAGCCGTGGTCCAGTTCATGGTGACGAAGGCTCAGGTGAAGCTCAACCTGAAGCATCTGTACCAGGCCGACGGCTACGCGGTGAGAGAGATGCTGAAGATCACCTCGCAGCTGTACGATAACTTGGAGGAGCGCGTGACCCCGGACGACCGAGACACGGTGGACGACAGCGAGTTCAAGTTCGACCGCGGCTCGTGGGTGAGATGCAGCTTCGAGTCATGTTAACGACCACGTTTCTTTATCTTCAGTTTAAAAAGTTTAGATCAGTTCACGATTTAGTTCTTCGGTGGAAGAGAAGTGTGTGCTGCTGActgtgtctcactctgtcttctCTGTAGATGTCTGATCTGAAAGCAGCTCGACAGCTGACGTCCGAGGTCACGGCCTCAGGAGCATCTCTGTGTGGTTTACTGGGAGAAGAGGTGGCCCTCAGGGTgaggaagcacacacacacaacaacaactgacACACTGGTTTCCACTTTCCTTCGTCTGGACTCCACACAGTCAACATTTGGCTATTTTCAGATCGATCACTTTACTGTTTGAAGTGTTATAGAAGCAGTCGTGTCTCACAAGTTATGAAACAACCGATGACCAATGATTTTACCTTTTTATGATTTATACCTTTCCTAAAAACCTACCACCAACAGTCATCTGGCCTTTGAAGCTTGATGATGAAGTCATTGTGAAAACACACCAGTGTCGGTGCTGCAGGAGACGACTCTGTCCTTGTTTCCACTTTGCCCAACAGGAAAAGAGAACTGCTGCGATTTCCAGACCTCTGGACATCAACGAGACGGAAAAGGCCTTCGAAGACGCCCTCAAGGAGGTTTTGGTTCGTATTGATCCAGAAAATCACACATAATCCATGAAATGGCACAAAATCTGACATCtcatctttgtgtttattttccagtTGAGTGCAGAGAAGACTGGAGAACTGCTGCGTATTATTGAGTCTGACGTGGCCATCCTGGACGATAAGATCGAGCAGAagatgaaggaggtggagatgacTCAGACCAGACTCCAGACATGTCGGGGGATCAGGTCAGTTTATGAcaggacaggaagcagagaggcaAACGTCTATGTTCCACagcttgtcatttttttttattcctggtAATTCCCTCAGGCCGGTGTACATGGACGAATACGAGAAGATCGAGGCGGAGCTGGAGAAATCTCATGAGGACTATGTGGTGAAGTTCAGATGCCTCACTCACCTGGATGCTCTGATGGATCAGTGCAGCAAAGTGGAGAAGCAGAAGCTGAAGGTGTGAGAGTTTGTCATGCTCATCAGAGACCTGTTTGCTAGAATGgatatgaaaacataaacaagaaTAGAAAATCTGGAAGGTAGTCAGTTACTCTATGAACCAGTCTGTAGTAATTTATCCTTCTCCTGTGTTGTGACCTGGCttcaaacattattattatgttacaACATATGTTACATCGATCTCTAGACGTGCAACCGACCATGTGAACTGACTGGCCCTCTTATAATCTGCAGGCTGAGAAAAGTATATAGCACAAGTGACAATTTTAAATTCAGATTCAGACTACAGACACTAAGGCTGAAAGAACATATACTGACGGATGTGTGAATGTCGTTGTCGCCCCTGCAGGAGGCTGAGAACGCCCGGAAGACGATCCAGAGATATAGCATGTGGGGCGCCAGtaagtccaacacacacacacacacacacaaagcagaaaGTCCTGACGTGACCTCATCCCTTGTTTTCCAAACCCTTTCTTCCTTGTTATGATCCGTGCAGGAGCTGATGAGGATTCGGACTCCGAGAACTCGGGGGACGAAGGCCCTGGCAACCACAGAGAAGagtgtcgcctagcaacaggaGACAGTTTCATCAAGGCCCTACTGGGTAACAAGGTGAGTGTCACCTGATGTGTCATTTTGTGTCTTATTGTCgatcggacacacacacatcaagctTCTGGATTAGCTGCAGTTGCTTTGGCTTATTCTCTGTTTTCACTCGTTATAACACATTTCAATGTGCTTCTTATCAGCGTTttcacaatgatgatgatggtggtgatgaagatgaggaggaggaggaagaggaagaagaggaagaggaggaggaggaggaagaggaggaggaagaggaggattttGAGTGTGGACCCCCCAGGAGGGGTCAAACCTCCACGAGGGCCACGAGTGTCTGTCTGTCGTCCATCAGTGACGAGTTCTGAAGGAAACAaacagtttaacattttgaaagatTCTTTCCTTATAAAAGCgtaaaaatattaatttcatgcatttgtgttttcactgtattatttaaaatattttttaataacattattgaacagaaacatttgtttgtgtccttAGAATAAATTCAAAAGTATTGAGAAACATACTCCACAATTTTCCATCCGAACTGGTAGAACTAGATCTTTATTATCCCGTagagcttttaaaaacaaattaaaaaaataaaataactaaaacaTGAAGACAGCAATTCCTTCTTTATTGGTGTTTTACTGCACGCGACTCACGTGCACACTAGGGGGCCTCGGACTCATGCATCTGCAGACGTCTCCACTGTCCTCATCTGACTTTGTGCTGTTTGAGCCGCAGCCTGGAGTTCATGACTCAGTTCCAGTGATTCTTCTCCTTTATTCCTCGTTTCTTGTTGCTTCTTTTCACCGaatcctctctctgcaggtgacTTCATCCCCCTGCTTGCTCTTTGTTGTAGAACACTGTGGGTTTATTGCAGATTTATTGTTTCTGGGACTCAGATTCgctgaaaacacaatttaatatCAAAGTGTTTCAAATTCAAAGTGTTTGTATAAGTGGCCAGTCCCATGGAGATCACCCATGGAGACAGTTTACTAGGAGGTGTTATGAATATCCTCAATTTAAAGAAAAGCAGCTCAGAGCAGCTGTAAATCCTCCTGGAGGCGACCTTCCTCACATATTTGAGTGAGTGTGTAGGAAGGaggcgagtggggggggggggcgaggctGAGAGGGGAGGCACGGTGCTCAGAGAGTCTCAGAGAAAAATCCACGTGAGGTCCCAGCTCCTGACGCTCCCACATCCTCTCAACACCTAAACAAACACCAGGGGAACACGTCTGCTACGAATCTGCAGGGTGGGTGATTCCAGGAGGAGTCTCCCTGCAGAAACATCTCACTACAGGAGTGAGTTTTGTCATTAATTCATTGCTACTCACTCATATCTGAGCAGATAAACCTCGCCCGCCCTTCACTTGATAGTGAACCATTTCCCCCACACGGCCTTTTATTGTTTCATCCCCTTTCATCACCGCGACAACCTTATCTTCTCCACCAGGGCCAAGGTGATGCCTGCAGATCTGACCCTTCCCGAGAAGTCGGTTATTTATTGAGCTGCACGTGCACGAGAGCCGGGCGGTCCAGGAATCTGTCCCGAGCCGACACAGAGGAGTGAACCCAATCTCTCTGTTCTCTGGTGGTTCTGCGGCCTGAGCGAGAACCCCCCCGCCTGGCTGTGCTGTGCGAGGCGAACAGGAGCCAAAAACTGCATCTGGGAGATCCTGATCTGACCTCCAgttgaagacagagacaaagtggATCAGTTGCAGCCAACACACAGCCGCCGATTGTTTTGTCAGGCGAAGCAGCAACTGTGAAAGGGATTGTGTGGGCGAGCATACTGGAAGAACCAGAAAGTGTTTACAGAGGccgagatggggggggggggggtggggggggggttgagatTGTGCCAACATGAGAGAGAAGTTGTAGGAGAGGGGTGTGTTCTCGGCTCTCGTGAAGAAAAGACATTCACAGGAATTGAACCTCATCTGCACCCTGGTTTCTATTAATGCCGCTCTCCGACCCATCTGCTGGGTCAGCGATTCATAACAGggtggatgagaggaggaagaggaggaggaggaagaggaggaagaggaggaagaggaggcaggcaTCAGAGTGCATCTCAtcgggaggtcagaggtcaagccCGACGCCGCCGCCGAGCAAACGTTTCATGCTTCACAGCCGCTCGCCAAGTTCTAGCAGGAGGCCGGAAAGTTCCCTGTCACTTCTTATCAAACGCAGCTCGATGTACATGCGGGTCGGGGGGGCGGCGGGTTCCCCCACTGAGAGAACATGTCATGTACAGGACCAGGCTTTGTGGATGAGGATGGTGGTTTGATGTGTAGAATGTTTTAATGGTTTGATCATGATTTGAGTTTTAATTGAGGGAGAAAACGACTCTGAACGACTCGATCGCAGAACGACACTTTAATGATTCCTGAGAGGATAAATAAAGGATTAAAAATTACTTTGTTGAAGTTTAATCTGCAGCAGCCGCGCATTAATCTCTTATCAATACCATGAATAAGTTTAGTCGAGCAAAAGGTGAAAATGAAAAGTACAGCAGTACATCAGTAGCCTGACATACAATGGAAGTAGAACTTGTAGGACTTGTAATGTATTTGGCTTTAACTTGATACTGAAAAATTTGATAAAATTAACTAATTCTATTCCCACATCagataactttaatttgaaaaaacttGATTGACTGTTCATGACCGTGAGATGTTTCTTATGACTAAGTGCCCTTTGGACTGGGAACATCTGGACTAACCTGCCTGTTCAGTAAAGTAGTTTAAACCACAGTAGCTGTTATTCCAGCAACCACACAATACATTGATGCCTCAGTATAAACGGTCATGTATGTTCAGTCAGGGAGCATTTAATCATTTGTAGTTTGGATGTCAGACTTTCTACATTAGCATTTCGGTACCATAAGGTGAATAATCTCTGTGTTGTACCCATGCTATGTCCTGAGCAGCAGGACAACCTTGGCCTTGCTCTTTCACTTCCATTTCGCAGCCTGTGTGAAGTTGAGCTTCAGCTTTGACGTGAAGCAGCAGGTTAACAGACTCAATAATCACAGACACAGACCCAGTGTCTACGTTTCCTCTGTGGATCTCTCACGTGCCTCAGAGTGTTTCTCTGACATAAAATGGACTTGGTCAGTAAAGGGCATGCAAGGTGGGGGTTATCTGAATCCCTAACCCTCCTTGTGATAGGCACAGGGTCAATGTATTCACTCGTCAGTACATTTCCTCTGATGTGCTTCAGCTTCTTGTTGTTTTGAACCTGTGTCCACGTTCGAGTGATTTTCCTCCCAAGTATGTTCACAGAAACATCTAGATTAATCTGAACGGTTCCCAAAGAAAGTGTCTGTGACGCTGAACGCTCTGGGCTCGGTTCAAGGTTGTTGTTCTTCAGCTTTATCTCCTCTGATGGGCTttatctgcagctctgtgaatGTAAATCTCGTAGTAAACTCTCCATATAGACTCACTGGAACTGAGACTTTGAACCTGGTTGAACCTGGGcaggtttttcttgtttgttttgttgcatgCGAGGTGACAAACTTGGGTTTGGGAAGTGGTGATACGAAGATAAAAGCCGTGCTGATGACTTTACAGCCTCGGTTTAGATTTTATTAGGATGTTAA encodes:
- the LOC133023659 gene encoding clusterin-associated protein 1 homolog; the encoded protein is MSFREIRNFIEQMRALEYPRSISMESFRRPNFYLLADILRFLVKSIEPHMNIPTDVATEASRVTFIRAVVQFMVTKAQVKLNLKHLYQADGYAVREMLKITSQLYDNLEERVTPDDRDTVDDSEFKFDRGSWMSDLKAARQLTSEVTASGASLCGLLGEEVALREKRTAAISRPLDINETEKAFEDALKEVLLSAEKTGELLRIIESDVAILDDKIEQKMKEVEMTQTRLQTCRGIRPVYMDEYEKIEAELEKSHEDYVVKFRCLTHLDALMDQCSKVEKQKLKEAENARKTIQRYSMWGARADEDSDSENSGDEGPGNHREECRLATGDSFIKALLGNKRFHNDDDGGDEDEEEPPRLAVLCEANRSQKLHLGDPDLTSS